In Candidatus Bathyarchaeia archaeon, the genomic stretch AATTTAACATCGATTCTCATAGCCATTATCCTAGACAAAAAAGTAGTATTGTATTCAATTTCTATTGGGAACTTGGGAATACTGACCCCTCTAGCTAAGATAGTCCTAGATAATGTTAAAATTATCGTTGTTAGAGACTATGAATCCTTGGAATATTTGAGGAAAATCAAAGTCACCAAACCTATAATGTATTTTGCTCCGGATGCAGCTTTCAGCATGCAATTAAATAAGAAAACTTTTGAGGATAAAGACGAGCCAATTATTGGTTTTAACCTTAGTACTGAAGCCATCTGGCATTTTCATAATATTAAATTTGAGCATTTCGCCAAGATTACGGGCTCTATAATTGATTATCTTTCTAAGAACCTCGGCGCAAAAATAGTATTAATTCCCTTCTCCTTAGGCGGACCGTTTAAGCATGATGATGATAGAATAATTCTTAGTGAAGTGCTTAAGTACACAACTGGAAATAATGTTTCCCTTCTGAAAGGTGATGATTTATCATCAATAATTAGCGCTATATCTAAATGTGATATGCTAGTAACCATGCGCATGCACCCTGCTATAGTTTCTCTCCTATACGGGATTCCGACGCTAATAATATCACATAGCCCTAAATTTCATGGATTGGTAAGGTTAATTGGGTTTAATGATTTACTCTATACTTCTCTTCAAATAGATTACGAGTCTTTGAAAAATAAAATTTTGCATCTCTGGGAGAACAGGCATGTTATCCGCACCTCTATTGAGGATAAAGTTAATTTCTTGGCGTCGTCAAGTATTGATGGTTTAGAAAGAATGGCATCAATGCTGTGTGAAATATCTAAGCAGCACTAAAATAATGATATTTTCTTAAATTAATTTTTAATCAAGGCATCCCTAAAAAGATTAATATGTTGCTCTGCAACTTTATCCCAAACCCTATCCCTGAATTTCTTACCTAAATTTTTTCCAATCTTCCTTCTGAAATTTACATCACTAACCAGTAGAAAGAGTACATCAGCCAACTTTTTCGGATTATTAAATTCAACCATAACGCAATCCTTCCCATCTTCGAGGTCAGCCTTAAACTTTGGTACTTTACTGCACACAATTGGTTTCCCATACATCGCTACCCTCGCTAAGGACCCACTTGCCTCAAAATAATAGCTTCCTAATGATGGGAGCACAATTATCTTACTCTCCCAAATCAACTTATCCAAGGTTTCTTCATCGATGAAACCTGTGAAAATAACATTTTTCACATTCTCATACAATAATCTTCTCTTTAGTAATTTAATATATTCCCCGTCATCGTGAGCATGTTTTCCACCAACAATTATTAAAGTAGATTTTGGATACTGCGTTGAGAATATTTTGAAGGCTTCAATCAGATACTCAATTCCCTTCTGCTTCCTAAGGAAGCCTAAAGACAATATTTTGATCCCCTCCTCTTTTGAGACCCCTCTACATTTCTTCGCCTTCTCTTTTACACCATGAGGTATAACAAATATTTTCCAATGATCCCTATGCAGTGAATAGAAATCTATCAGCGCTCTCTTCATTAAATTGTTGTGCACAATGATCTTGTCGGAAAGATTTACTATAGACCTCGTTAAAAGTAAAATTATTACTCTAGCTATGAAGTTTAAAATAGCATTCTCATACAATCTAGGCTTCCATCCGATCACAGTATGCATGGTTACTATAAGCGGTTTCCTGGTTAAACGCAAAATAAAAAGTAATAGCGGAAATAGTAGTGGAGAAATCTTATCACCATAGAGAAACCATCCATGCTGTAAATGAATAACATCAGGTTTCTCCATCATTATCTCTCTGAAAATTTTAAAGGGATAGGCGATACTTCCCCTTCTCCAGCACCTTACTATCTTACAATTTCCTACCTCAGAATCTCTTTTAGTAAAATTAATAATATTCGCTAAAACTTTAACTTCAATTCTCCTACCAATATGATCATATAATTGGGCGGAGTAAAAAGATATACCGTCTTGATGAGGTGGCCACGTTGTAATAGCGCACATTTTCAATTTTTCACGCACCTGAAACTTGAATTACACTCAACTGTTGAAAGTAGATGTCTGTAGAATTGCCTACATAAACAGCTATTTCTATAGGCATAGACTTCTTAATATTAAAACTGAAACTTAAACTATTCCATTTATCAATCAATAGAGAACTGCCAGAAAATTCTACGACTAAAATTTTAACTTCCCCAGGTCTAGTTCTTACTTCAAATCTAACAGCCATCCCTGAAATTGAAGATGAAGTCATTAAATATGCGGTGACATTATATCTGCCAGGCGGCAGATATTTAAGTGGAGTTCTGAAGAATAGTGTAGATTGGCTACCAGCTCTATGAGCAAGGACACTTATTGACGTAGTTCCATTTTTTATTGAAATTACTTTTCCAGCAGAATCTACAACATCGTAAATCCCGTAATTGAAGGATACCCCGCTAAACTTGACAGTTCCATTATATCCTTTCTTATAGAGTAAGACCCCCTTCATATTTAAAACTATGCCATAATCATCACTAATCTCTACATCGCACCATCTCGGCGCTATATGAGCAGGTCTTGGAAGAATAACATCGTACCACCATGAATAAATATTAATGAGCACATAATCCACTCCATCAACAAAATATGGATAAACCTCGAGTCTATTACATATGTGTGGATAAACATCAGGCATTATAGATACTGACGCATTAGGCGGGATTTCAGATAAAGCTAACCATATAGCATCATTTGATTCACTGAACTTAAATTGTATTCCATAGGGGATTAGGAAAGCAGATATAAATAATGCTATTGTCATCATCGCGATGATGCGGTGCATGATATTAGCATTTAGATTAACCAGCCGCTTTAAGCCATCTGCAGCAGACAAGAAGATAAATGGTGAAACAAATGCTGGATATTGAGTTTCAATGGAGTAATAGAGCGGATTTATCGAGAGGAGGCTCGCAGTAAGCCACGGCAGAGTCATTATTAACGCTAATGGTTCAAGAAGTGATATGAAAGCAACTGGACTGAGAAGAGCAACAACATATGAAAACTTTTTAGGTCCATCATTAAATAGGGCGCTTAATGCTTTAACGGGATTAGTTAAAATATTAAATATTATTTCTTTGGGACTACTTCCCAAATTCCCCCATTCCCACTTTGTGGTCAGCGCAGTTGGATTGAAATATGTTATTACCGTGCTTGCTAAAACGAACCATAAAATCCCCGTTAATAAAAGAATACATGAGAAAAACATGTTTTGGTTTATTCTTTTTCGCTTTAAATCCCTCAAATTTTCTTTCAAATTCGTTAGAAAAACATATAATGCTAGTGATGCGATTATCATGGATACAAATTCATTAACCATTAAAGCCAAAAGGACAAATATATATGCATGAATAAACTTTTTCCTCCTCAAATAATATAGGGCAAAGAGAAATAATGCTGGTAGAAAAGACAGCATATCAAAGTTTGATATTGGAGCAATCATTGGCGGATAAACTAGGTATGTGGCTGCAAAAAATACTATAAGTTTTCTGCTTATAATTCTATTTTCACACAGAATCCAGTAGAGGGGGATAAGTCCGGTGGAAATAGCTACTGGTCGGAGTACCAGTAATATAACAGGATTCTGATAAAGTGCATAAATTGGCACAAGAAGAAATAAAAAGGGTGTAAAGTGTATACCAAAAAGGCTTCTTGAGGGGTTTCCAATGGCCTCAACCGTATAGTATAGTAGTTTTCCATAGTTAAGTGTGCTATATAGGGCTTGAGCATAAATCCCCAAGTCCCATGCATTTGTATAAAATGTGTTATGACTTATTATTGCCAAAATAGAAACGACAGCAACATATATTGCCGCCATGATAAAGAGGAGAAAATAATCTAGGCGACTCCATAATTTTTTCTTGAGATTCCTAAATACGCCCCTCAAGAGTGTATACATTGCTCTTCACTAATCTACTATGAAAAGCAAAGATAAGTCTTTACTTAAATTCATATCACATTAAACAGATTCAATAGATTCAACCATTTCTTAACGTAAATTTCTCTATCAAAAGCCTTAGCTGCTTCAATACAGCGTTTCCTGATTTCACTAGGATAACCATTTCTCCATATCTCCACAGCCTTCTTTATAATGCTTTCATCATCGCTCGCAAGCCATCCGCTCTCACCATCAACTATGTATTCTCCAGGACCTTGCACATCATATGTCAATGTTGGTGTTCCGCACGCCATACTTTCAATGGGAATGTATCCAAAAGGCTCATGTGTAAATGGGAATAATGTAAATAAAGCATTCGAGTATAAATTAACGAGTTCGCTGATTGATACTCTTCCTAGAAACTCAATATTTGGGTTTTTAAGAACACTTTTATCAATAAATGAGGTTTTTGAGCCGAAAGCCTTAATTTTAACATTTAGATCCGCAACTCTCTTTACAACCGAAAACTTTGTTTCCTTCCCAAAATATGTTAAGACATAATCTCCCGACGGATTTCCCGTCGAAGGACGAAATATTTTCCTATCTAATGGCGGATATATGATATCATGTACTTTTAGTCCAAACTTAGAGTACATACTGGCACAAAATTTCGAATTCGCAATTATGAAAGATGAAAAACTATGCGCCCTCTTAATGCTCTTTCCATCAAAATACTCAAAAAGAGGCTTCAAAAAACGGTACATGATTTTTAAACTTAGTGAAAACTGATTGGAAATATCTCTTAAAGCTATAGAGGGTGGACCCTGGAGATACCAGAAAATCGAGGGCAGAAAGATGACATGTGAAAAATTAATCGTTACTGGAGAGCTATTTTTAACGCGTCTGGAATTTAAGTTAAAAAATGCTTCATAAATCCATGTTTCAAGCCATAATAGTGAAGAATCAGATGCGCTTGAAAAATGTCTTATATTCAAATTAATTGTTTTAATGCCTTCCCCATTCATTTCAGATTCGGCTCTCGGTAGAATTATCGGTGAAATTATGATTACATCGTATCCCATGTCAACTAAGTCCTTAGCCAAGTAAACAGCAGGTCGGACTGATCCCTCTAAAGAGGTTATTATATCACATAACATTTGTATACTCAAACGCTATCCTCCGGCGTCTAAGTATGAGCATGCGGATATTCCTCTATTTCTTGATTTTTCTTATAAATTTTAATATTTTTTTCAACGGTTCCGGGATTGTCATGATGTAAGGGGAATAGTTAAATATTAGGTTCTGGTAGCTTTACTTTGAATGAGGAAGCCGTCCCAGACTGACCCCTATTAAGGTGGATGAAGATCTCACGACAGTCTGAAAAGACTTTTCCTATAGTTTTATAAAATAGGAAACTTTAAGTAGTAGATCTACCATGTTCAAAGAAGCGAATAAAATATTTAATAAGGGATGGTGGTGTCTAAATGGAATATATTTACGCTGCAATGCTACTTCATAGAGCTGGTAAACCCATAGATGAAGAAAACCTAACTAGGGTTCTTCATGCAGCAGGTGTAAACGTTGATCCAATAAGGGTTAAAGCTTTAGTGGCAGCTCTCTCAGAAATAAATATTGACGAAGCTATAAAGTCTGCACCAGCTTTCATGCCGATGGCGGTTTCAGCGCCCGTGACACCAGCCGTCTCGGCTGCTCCAGCAGTGGAGGAGAAGCCAAAGAAAGAGGAGAAGAAGGTTGAGGAAGAAAGGGAGGAGGAAGCCTTAGAGGGGCTTGCAGCCCTCTTCGGATAAAAACGCTGAATTTATTTTTATCCCTTGTGAAGCACATATACATTCATATAATCTTCATCGACTGTTGCCTGATAACCAGCTCTTTTGATTTCTTCCATTGATAACCTAAGCCAAAAACCAAATGATCCGCTGGCAGTGTTATCTGGATCTAGGGAGCTTATTCCATCGTAACCAACTCTTTTCGCAACCTCAAGTAAAATATGTTTCGCAGCCCAGTAATCCAAGGCAACTGGATCGGTGCTTGCAGCAATTATATTAACTCTTATTGCCTCATCATAGCGCGTGCTTGGCCCGCCGCGCGGTTTCGCATTAACCCATATCGCATCAATGATGTTTAGTACTAGAAATCTTGACTCAACCATCTGAGTCCCCATTCCACCAGAACCTACAGTATCATGTGCTCTCGCACCAAACATAGATGTGAGTTTATCGGATACGACTCCCATGTAGTGCTTCACACATGCTGTAACACCATATATGCTGTGAGTTTTTAAAACAGGGAAATTTATAACTTTTAATTTTTCGCTGCTATAAGTTCTGTTTCCTGGATTCCATACACCATATTTAAAGCTTATATAGGTACCAAATGCTGTTTTAAATTTCGGATAGGAAACCATTATTCCAGTTTTAGGATTCCTGGTTGTATTAATTACGTATCCGTCTTCCATATCCCCCTCGGAGTATTCGTTAACCCTCTTTGTAGTTATCCTATCCCAAAGATATGCTGAGACCTTATACCCTTTACTGGCGAAAAATTCTACGACACTCTGAAACGACTGCGATGTATTTTCAGCATTATTTTTGCTCCAACTGAAACTTCCACCGGTACCAGCTGAGCCATACTGAGCTTGCCCATTATCTGCCACAATAATTTCGCCGATAAAGCCATCTGGATGATTAAGTATTGCTTGGATAAGTGCCTTAACAAGATCGGTGTTTGTCCCGCCTCTCTCATCCCATTGGCTATTAACCTTTATTATCACAACATCATCCCTGGCAATTAGCCCATTTGGGCCTTTATTTGTCCCGTTTTCATAGGACTTGTAAAATGGTAGACCATGCTGACCCATAAGATCAATTAACTTTTGAATTCCATCATCATCACCCCTAGTACCGTTAACAACAAAGATGCTTGAGGCTGGCTCGAACTTAGCTAGTTTACCAGTTATTATAAGACCTATTTCCCTCACTTCTCTTCTTCTCATAATCTCATATGATCCCCATAAGGATATTGAAACAACTACTATTATAATTAGCATTAATATTGAAGTCATCCTTCTTGAACCGGGTCTTTTTAATTTTAGGATCTTTAAAGATAGGGAGTGTAGGAAGGGAATAACGTATATTGTTAGCCATAGATAGCTATTTGCTAAAGCCGCTCTCTGGCATGGATAAGTTATTCTAGAGGGCTTTGTTCCAGTTCTATAGATGAACCATAAAAAGCTTAATAGTCCTATTATAAATGGGCTATGATACAGATCCCGGAGTTTTTTGTATGCATGAAGAAATCTTTTGCGAATCTTCAAAATATGCATCCTCTCGAAGATCCTTTAAATCTATATTATAAACGGTAATAAATGTTTTTCAGCATTATCTTATCATGAAGTTTATCAGATTTGGGCTGCAATTATTTGAGGAGGAGAGCTGTTAATTTGAGAGAGTTTAGCTTCGTCCATGTGGCTGACGTTCATCTCGGATATGAGCAATATAATCTCAGCGAAAGACGGGAAGACTTTAACAGAGCATTTACAGAAGTTGTCAATAAAACAATAGAGCTAAAACCAAATTTCATGATAATTGCCGGAGATCTGTTTCATCAGGCACGTCCTCTAAACCTAACATTAGAGGAAGCTATAAAAAACTTTAAAAAATTGAGGGATGCTAATATACCAGTCCTAGTTGTTGATGGTTCGCATGATACTGCCCCAAATATTATAACGGGCACCATACTTAATCCGCTTGACAGCGCTGGCTTAATTTACTATTTACCTAGACATGAGAACGCATGCTGGGCAAACGAATATTGCTATGTATATGGGGTACCGAACTTCAGAACTAGGGGTAGAACTGAAAGATATTTACCAGAGTTCTACAAGATGAAGAAGCCTACCCCCCGCGCAGAGACTTTTAACATATTTGTATTTCATATGGCTTTGGAAATACCTAAAATAGTTAACATGTACCCTAAAGTAGCGATTGAGGCTTCAATTGATCTTATACCTGAAGGGTTCAATTATTATGCCGGTGGACACATACACACACCATTATGCATTCCATTTAGAAACGGAACGCTTACCTATAGTGGCTCAACTGAGACTGTGAGTTATGAGGATGCGTATGCTGAGAAGGGCTTTTATTATATTGAGGTTAGTCGAGATGGAGATATTGAAATAAGCCGCATAAAGCTTGAGAGCCCACGTAAATTTAAGATTATTGATAGAGATTTTAGCAATCTATCTCCACATGAGATAACGGAGCTGGCTGTAAAGATGATTAAGGAAGCTGATGAAGATGGTGCCATTATAGTTCCAATATTAAGGGGTTCTCTGCCAGCTGAAGCAACAAGAAGAGAAATTGACCTGGCAAAAATTAGGAGCGCGGCTGAAAAATCCCTCTTTGTCCATCCGCTCATCCTCCTAGAGGAGAGAGGCTTCTCCGAGGAGACAATACGAAGCATATTTGAGGGGGAGATGAGAGAGTTGAGAGTTAAATCATACGAATATTTTGTCCAATTCTTCCTGCAAAGATACCCACGTCAAGAAGCCGAGAGAAGGACTAGAATAGCCTTAGATTTAATCCCATTCTTAGTTAGGGAAGACGAGGATAAGGTTAAAGAAATATTGGAGGGATTAATTAGTGATAATTGACAGTATACTTATTGAAAACATTAGATCTCACACTAAAACTTACATAAAATTTTCAAAGGGATTTAACTGCCTAGTTGGCGGACTTGGTACTGGAAAATCCAGCATTCTATATGCTATAGACTTCGCGCTCTTCGGCAACCCACTCGGCAGGAGCTATGATTATCTTCTTCGTGAAGGTGTTGATGTTGGCAGAGTTGCATTGAAATTTATAGAGAATGGCAAAGAATATACCATCTGGAGGGGACTTAGGAGGCGCGGTGATCACATAGGGCAAGATTCCGAGCAGCTTAAGCTTTTTGAGGAAAACAAGCTTTTAGCGGAAGCCAGAAGCGAATCCGTAGCTGAACAATTAGAGTCAATAATCGATATGGATGACAAATTATTCCGTGAGATAATATGGGTTAGGCAGGAGAAGCTCAAAGAAATATTGGATATGATGCCAGCTGAAAGACAGAGGAAATTGGATACATTCTTCGGCATATCGGATTATGAGGTTTCATGGACCAATATCAGAGCTATTCAAAAGTGGTATGAAAGCGAGCGTAGCTCCTTAGAGCGGGATTCAGACGTCATTAATGTAAGAGAAATGCAGAAAAGATATGATGATGCAGTTAAAGATCTTTCAATAAAAGAGCTTGAGCTTGAAGAAGCACAAAGAGAACTTGGGGAAGCTGAGAGAGAGCTTAAGGAAGCTTCCTCGCAACTCGAAGAGATCATGGAATTACATCGGAGAAACGAGGAACTAAAGTCTAAAGAGGTTGAGCTAAAATCTAAAATTGAGACTTTAGAGAACATACGTGCAAGATTAATGGGAGAAATTAAGGAGAGAAGGACTAGAATAAGCAACTTAGAAATAAGTTTAGAAATTTTAGGAAAGCAAGAAAATGATTATAGAAGAGATCTTGTAAATTTAGGTTTGCCAGCAGATATGTCCTTAGAGAATATTCAGTCTTATCTAAATAGCATTATCGAGCAAATCTCAAGCATGCGGGGCGAAGAGGAAAGTGTTAGGGGGGAGATGAAGCGGATAACTCAACGTATATCTAGCTTAACAAAAGAGAACAAGTGCCCGCTTTGCCTTCAAACTCTCTCACTAGAGTATAAAGATAGATTAATGGAGCAGTTTCATCAAGAAATCTCCAACTATAGGCAGCAACTCGATGCGCTCGAAAAAAGTGTTAAAGAACTTGAGCACTTAAGGAGCACTCTCTTCAAGATTTTCTCCAACCTTCAAGCTCTCATTCTTAAAAAAGAAGAAGTTGTTAGACAGCTGGAGAATGAAAAGAGTCTTCTCAGTAAGATAATGATGGAGTTAAGCGCGAGAGAAAAAGAAATTGAGCGCTTTAGAAAGGACTTATCCAGTCTTCAATCCAAGGTTGCTGAAATTGACTATTCAAAGCTCGAGGAGACACAAAAATTATATAATAAGGCATTAGAGAAGTATTCTAACCTGAAGTATAGGGTTCAAAACTTAGAAATGCGGAAGAATGAGATTCTGTTAACATTAAGTAACCTGAAAGAGCGATTAGACTCTGCCCAAGAGAAGATTAAGCGCCTAGAGAAAATTAAGGAAATATTGGTTTTCATTGAAGAAGCTAGACAAGCCTATAGGAGTATACAGCCGAAGATAAGAATGGACTTTGTAAAATACCTTGAGAAGATAGTCCAGCAAATACTGGATGAATTAACTGGATCTGAAGGTTATCCGCTCAAAGTTAGAATTGATGAAAATTATACGCCTATAATTGAGGGTGAAGAGGGATATGAGAGGAGTACGTTAAACCTTTCAGGTGGCGAAAGAACCTTCCTTGCGCTTGCGTATCGATTGGGTATTGGTCAGCTTCTAATGCATTTAAAATCCGGCCGAAAGCTAAGCATGCTTCTTCTTGATGAGCCAACTGAGAGTTTAGGTAGAGAGGATGGTTCAATAGATAGGTTGGCGGAAATGATTTCGCGGTTAAAAACGGTTGAGCAGATCATAGCGGTAACACATAGTGAAGCATTCGCTGAAAAAGCTGATCGAGTGATAAGGGTTGAGAAGATAAATGGAGAGAGCAGAATAGTGGAGCAAACTTAAGAAAATAAAAGTAAAATGTTAATTATTTCTTAAACTGAAAAATAGTAATTGATTCCAGTAATCTTTAAGGGTGCCAAATAAATGATCAAAATTGGCTGCTGCGGTTACCCGGTTTCCCAAACAAAATATTATGAAACTTTTAATCTTGTTGAATTAAACAATACATTTTATAAATATCCAAGTCTTTCAACGGCTAAGAGATGGCGGAATAGAGCCCCTAAAGGCTTTGAGTTCACGGTTAAAGCGCACCAAGATATAACCCATAAATATAAACTGAAAGTTGAACATGTTATTGAGCCTTTTGAAAGGATTAAGCAAATATGCCACATTTTAGAGGCGAGAGTAATACTCATACAGACCCCTGCCTCCTTCAGTCCTGAATATATGGATTATGCAAAAGAGTTTTTCAAGAAGATCAATCGTGAGGATTTTATTTTAGTCTGGGAGACTAGGGGAAGTCTTTGGGAAAGCAATAATTCTTTTAAGAGGCTTAAAGAGACTTTGAATGAGCTAGGTGTTACACATGTAACTGACCCACTAAGATTGATGCCAGCCCACGTATCTAACTTAGCTTACTTCCGTCTTCACGGGTTGGGCGAGCGCATGTATTACTATCAATACACGAATAGTGAGCTCAAAAGACTTTATGATGTGGTTAAGAGATTTGAAGATTTAGACATGGGTGCCTATGTATTATTCAATAATTTATCGATGTTTGAGGATGCAAAGCGTTTTGCGTTCTTCATAAACAACGGTTATTTTCCACTTTTAACAGGCTCTATTGGAATAGATTCAGCTAGGTCTATTATTAATCAGATTCGTTATCCGGCAACTAAAAATACGTTGATTAATAAGATTGGCTGGAGACTAATTGATCTAGAAGAAGAAAAGCAAATCAGGCTTAATGATCTTTTGACCAAGATGCCGACGAAAACCTATAATAGTCCAGATGAAGTTCTCAGTGAACTAAAAGCACTATTATAAACTTTTTTCATCAGTGAAATCAGACATAAAAGATAAATAGATTCTTATTTAAAGATTAAATGTGGTGAAATTTTTGGGATTAAAGAATTTAGTGGAGTCTGTTATGAGAAGCCCTCCTGTCACAGTGTTGTTCTCTGATAGCGTTTCATTAGTTGTTGAAAAAATGATAGCGAATAATATTGGCGCAGTTATAGTGATTAGTGGAGGAAACCCGATTGGTATAATAACCGAGAGAGATATAATTGAGAAGATTACCAGGGCTAATAGGGATCCAAGTAAAACCCGAGCTGAAGAGGTTATGTCCTCCCCCCTCATATCAA encodes the following:
- a CDS encoding polysaccharide pyruvyl transferase family protein, encoding MKVHIIGNINPLNNGWRILLISVTSFLSKKIPNIEFTKESIFPQIDEKINPMCKCTMTMKSSITLLISTFVRALLWRFFKLLKLEVTAIFNESLRQYYEADVIIDLSGDGLCPPQSKSRWYSFAKILFKLANLTSILIAIILDKKVVLYSISIGNLGILTPLAKIVLDNVKIIVVRDYESLEYLRKIKVTKPIMYFAPDAAFSMQLNKKTFEDKDEPIIGFNLSTEAIWHFHNIKFEHFAKITGSIIDYLSKNLGAKIVLIPFSLGGPFKHDDDRIILSEVLKYTTGNNVSLLKGDDLSSIISAISKCDMLVTMRMHPAIVSLLYGIPTLIISHSPKFHGLVRLIGFNDLLYTSLQIDYESLKNKILHLWENRHVIRTSIEDKVNFLASSSIDGLERMASMLCEISKQH
- a CDS encoding glycosyltransferase family 4 protein; translated protein: MCAITTWPPHQDGISFYSAQLYDHIGRRIEVKVLANIINFTKRDSEVGNCKIVRCWRRGSIAYPFKIFREIMMEKPDVIHLQHGWFLYGDKISPLLFPLLLFILRLTRKPLIVTMHTVIGWKPRLYENAILNFIARVIILLLTRSIVNLSDKIIVHNNLMKRALIDFYSLHRDHWKIFVIPHGVKEKAKKCRGVSKEEGIKILSLGFLRKQKGIEYLIEAFKIFSTQYPKSTLIIVGGKHAHDDGEYIKLLKRRLLYENVKNVIFTGFIDEETLDKLIWESKIIVLPSLGSYYFEASGSLARVAMYGKPIVCSKVPKFKADLEDGKDCVMVEFNNPKKLADVLFLLVSDVNFRRKIGKNLGKKFRDRVWDKVAEQHINLFRDALIKN
- a CDS encoding DUF2079 domain-containing protein; its protein translation is MYTLLRGVFRNLKKKLWSRLDYFLLFIMAAIYVAVVSILAIISHNTFYTNAWDLGIYAQALYSTLNYGKLLYYTVEAIGNPSRSLFGIHFTPFLFLLVPIYALYQNPVILLVLRPVAISTGLIPLYWILCENRIISRKLIVFFAATYLVYPPMIAPISNFDMLSFLPALFLFALYYLRRKKFIHAYIFVLLALMVNEFVSMIIASLALYVFLTNLKENLRDLKRKRINQNMFFSCILLLTGILWFVLASTVITYFNPTALTTKWEWGNLGSSPKEIIFNILTNPVKALSALFNDGPKKFSYVVALLSPVAFISLLEPLALIMTLPWLTASLLSINPLYYSIETQYPAFVSPFIFLSAADGLKRLVNLNANIMHRIIAMMTIALFISAFLIPYGIQFKFSESNDAIWLALSEIPPNASVSIMPDVYPHICNRLEVYPYFVDGVDYVLINIYSWWYDVILPRPAHIAPRWCDVEISDDYGIVLNMKGVLLYKKGYNGTVKFSGVSFNYGIYDVVDSAGKVISIKNGTTSISVLAHRAGSQSTLFFRTPLKYLPPGRYNVTAYLMTSSSISGMAVRFEVRTRPGEVKILVVEFSGSSLLIDKWNSLSFSFNIKKSMPIEIAVYVGNSTDIYFQQLSVIQVSGA
- a CDS encoding glycosyltransferase family 4 protein; the protein is MSIQMLCDIITSLEGSVRPAVYLAKDLVDMGYDVIIISPIILPRAESEMNGEGIKTINLNIRHFSSASDSSLLWLETWIYEAFFNLNSRRVKNSSPVTINFSHVIFLPSIFWYLQGPPSIALRDISNQFSLSLKIMYRFLKPLFEYFDGKSIKRAHSFSSFIIANSKFCASMYSKFGLKVHDIIYPPLDRKIFRPSTGNPSGDYVLTYFGKETKFSVVKRVADLNVKIKAFGSKTSFIDKSVLKNPNIEFLGRVSISELVNLYSNALFTLFPFTHEPFGYIPIESMACGTPTLTYDVQGPGEYIVDGESGWLASDDESIIKKAVEIWRNGYPSEIRKRCIEAAKAFDREIYVKKWLNLLNLFNVI
- the rpl12p gene encoding 50S ribosomal protein P1 → MEYIYAAMLLHRAGKPIDEENLTRVLHAAGVNVDPIRVKALVAALSEINIDEAIKSAPAFMPMAVSAPVTPAVSAAPAVEEKPKKEEKKVEEEREEEALEGLAALFG
- a CDS encoding DUF362 domain-containing protein encodes the protein MKIRKRFLHAYKKLRDLYHSPFIIGLLSFLWFIYRTGTKPSRITYPCQRAALANSYLWLTIYVIPFLHSLSLKILKLKRPGSRRMTSILMLIIIVVVSISLWGSYEIMRRREVREIGLIITGKLAKFEPASSIFVVNGTRGDDDGIQKLIDLMGQHGLPFYKSYENGTNKGPNGLIARDDVVIIKVNSQWDERGGTNTDLVKALIQAILNHPDGFIGEIIVADNGQAQYGSAGTGGSFSWSKNNAENTSQSFQSVVEFFASKGYKVSAYLWDRITTKRVNEYSEGDMEDGYVINTTRNPKTGIMVSYPKFKTAFGTYISFKYGVWNPGNRTYSSEKLKVINFPVLKTHSIYGVTACVKHYMGVVSDKLTSMFGARAHDTVGSGGMGTQMVESRFLVLNIIDAIWVNAKPRGGPSTRYDEAIRVNIIAASTDPVALDYWAAKHILLEVAKRVGYDGISSLDPDNTASGSFGFWLRLSMEEIKRAGYQATVDEDYMNVYVLHKG
- a CDS encoding DNA repair exonuclease, which produces MREFSFVHVADVHLGYEQYNLSERREDFNRAFTEVVNKTIELKPNFMIIAGDLFHQARPLNLTLEEAIKNFKKLRDANIPVLVVDGSHDTAPNIITGTILNPLDSAGLIYYLPRHENACWANEYCYVYGVPNFRTRGRTERYLPEFYKMKKPTPRAETFNIFVFHMALEIPKIVNMYPKVAIEASIDLIPEGFNYYAGGHIHTPLCIPFRNGTLTYSGSTETVSYEDAYAEKGFYYIEVSRDGDIEISRIKLESPRKFKIIDRDFSNLSPHEITELAVKMIKEADEDGAIIVPILRGSLPAEATRREIDLAKIRSAAEKSLFVHPLILLEERGFSEETIRSIFEGEMRELRVKSYEYFVQFFLQRYPRQEAERRTRIALDLIPFLVREDEDKVKEILEGLISDN
- a CDS encoding DUF72 domain-containing protein; the protein is MIKIGCCGYPVSQTKYYETFNLVELNNTFYKYPSLSTAKRWRNRAPKGFEFTVKAHQDITHKYKLKVEHVIEPFERIKQICHILEARVILIQTPASFSPEYMDYAKEFFKKINREDFILVWETRGSLWESNNSFKRLKETLNELGVTHVTDPLRLMPAHVSNLAYFRLHGLGERMYYYQYTNSELKRLYDVVKRFEDLDMGAYVLFNNLSMFEDAKRFAFFINNGYFPLLTGSIGIDSARSIINQIRYPATKNTLINKIGWRLIDLEEEKQIRLNDLLTKMPTKTYNSPDEVLSELKALL
- a CDS encoding CBS domain-containing protein, giving the protein MGLKNLVESVMRSPPVTVLFSDSVSLVVEKMIANNIGAVIVISGGNPIGIITERDIIEKITRANRDPSKTRAEEVMSSPLISIEADKTIKDALVLMRDKKIRRLGVTRRGRLVGIVTERRLLDALASY